From the genome of Methanonatronarchaeum thermophilum, one region includes:
- a CDS encoding ATPase domain-containing protein, whose amino-acid sequence MNIPTGIDEIDNLLSGGLKKNSITHIYGESGSGKTTFCLQVAAKIANKKTVIYIATPRFSAERFKQIINEKNPKKIASNVIVFQTNSLTKHESAVKNIKNITEKHDIGLVILDSPAYIGFNDKQNNFDMIDQILYLLSIAKKQEFPILLSNQVYTDINKNKLIPVGGKLIKDISYDTIKIEKMKSNMRKFILEKKDNKKSCKTLIIKKRGFE is encoded by the coding sequence TTGAATATACCAACAGGAATTGATGAGATTGATAATTTATTATCAGGAGGACTTAAAAAAAACTCCATTACACATATTTACGGAGAATCGGGTTCAGGTAAAACAACTTTTTGCCTCCAAGTAGCAGCTAAAATAGCGAATAAAAAAACAGTAATTTATATTGCGACCCCTAGATTCTCAGCTGAAAGATTTAAACAAATAATAAATGAAAAAAACCCTAAAAAAATCGCATCAAATGTCATAGTTTTCCAAACAAACTCATTAACAAAACATGAATCAGCCGTAAAAAACATCAAAAATATAACCGAAAAACACGACATCGGATTAGTCATCCTAGACTCTCCAGCATACATAGGATTCAACGACAAACAAAATAACTTCGATATGATTGATCAAATCCTATATCTATTAAGTATAGCCAAAAAACAAGAATTCCCAATCCTACTTTCAAACCAAGTATATACAGATATCAACAAAAACAAACTTATCCCAGTTGGTGGAAAACTAATAAAAGATATTTCATACGACACCATAAAAATTGAGAAAATGAAATCAAATATGCGAAAATTTATCTTAGAAAAAAAAGATAACAAAAAAAGCTGTAAAACCTTAATCATTAAAAAAAGAGGATTCGAATAA
- the larC gene encoding nickel pincer cofactor biosynthesis protein LarC, with amino-acid sequence MKKNRDMAVFIPSSGAAGDMIVGSLLDAGANVDLVLGKMKEVGNKAGEINVNVSKTDRNSISGLRVEIDSTDSKLRFEDMVQIIQNSNLSRQSKNKSIQILKNLKEAEDKVHNSSSEFHEVGKADALADIVGSVVGYYDLKLDSRKIYCTELKVGGGYTKTQHGLLSAPTPATLNILKENDMKFSGGPVKQEILTPTGAAILSVFVDKYVETIPHIKITDIGRGAGKKELEVPNLLTICIGEGEKNLIEDTVTSFETNIDDVEGEEIGYLIDKLLKEGALDVSVIPALMKKGRIGNILKVISRKEDLENLSEIVIKETGTLGVRISRDKHRLIAERKFKIVEVFNEEVNVKIGKFRNGEIFDISPEYEDCVKIAEKTGTPLKEVKTRALLKAKEDIN; translated from the coding sequence ATGAAAAAAAATAGAGATATGGCTGTTTTCATTCCGAGTTCTGGTGCAGCAGGTGATATGATTGTAGGCAGTTTGTTGGATGCAGGAGCTAATGTAGATTTAGTTTTAGGAAAAATGAAAGAAGTTGGAAATAAAGCTGGTGAGATTAATGTTAATGTCTCAAAAACCGATAGAAACTCCATTTCCGGGTTAAGAGTTGAAATTGATTCTACAGATTCAAAATTAAGATTTGAGGATATGGTTCAAATAATACAGAACTCTAATTTAAGCCGCCAAAGTAAAAACAAATCTATTCAAATACTGAAAAACCTTAAAGAGGCTGAAGATAAAGTTCACAATTCTTCATCTGAATTTCATGAGGTTGGTAAAGCAGACGCTCTAGCCGATATCGTTGGCTCGGTAGTAGGCTACTACGATTTAAAATTGGATAGTAGAAAGATATACTGTACAGAATTAAAAGTTGGAGGAGGATATACCAAAACTCAACATGGTTTATTATCTGCACCAACACCTGCAACACTTAATATTTTAAAGGAAAATGATATGAAGTTCTCTGGAGGCCCCGTTAAACAAGAGATATTAACGCCAACTGGAGCCGCAATACTATCTGTTTTCGTTGATAAGTATGTAGAAACTATTCCCCATATTAAAATAACCGATATTGGGCGTGGCGCAGGAAAAAAGGAACTCGAAGTACCTAACTTATTAACAATATGCATAGGAGAAGGGGAGAAAAATCTAATTGAAGACACTGTAACCTCCTTCGAGACCAATATAGATGATGTTGAGGGAGAAGAAATTGGATACTTGATCGATAAACTACTAAAAGAAGGTGCCCTTGATGTTTCAGTTATACCAGCTTTGATGAAAAAAGGTAGAATAGGCAATATCTTAAAAGTCATATCCAGAAAGGAAGATTTAGAAAATTTATCTGAAATTGTAATAAAAGAAACAGGCACTCTTGGAGTCAGAATATCTAGAGATAAACATAGATTGATAGCTGAACGTAAATTTAAAATTGTAGAAGTATTCAATGAAGAAGTTAATGTCAAAATAGGTAAATTTAGAAACGGCGAAATATTTGATATTTCTCCTGAATATGAAGATTGTGTTAAAATTGCCGAAAAAACAGGTACTCCACTTAAAGAAGTTAAAACAAGAGCCTTACTTAAAGCTAAGGAGGATATCAATTGA